A single genomic interval of Desulfovibrio intestinalis harbors:
- a CDS encoding 5-formyltetrahydrofolate cyclo-ligase, translating into MSEKNTVQGDCMSVPPASPGSPGELAERKQALRERMSTLRREQPAHLAEKRAEAAQKNLLMADCWRRASSVALYVGIKDEMDTSLLLDAAWNEGRTLWLPRVRRGQPGIMDFVACSSREQLRPGPFGLLEPDTDLPGVGPEDVAAGAAHAASSGSGNVFAPQLMILPGLAFDLTGGRLGYGGGYYDRFLEAGLDCPRLGFCFDFQLVPSLPLAPWDQRVHHLCTEERMLCL; encoded by the coding sequence ATGAGTGAAAAAAACACGGTACAAGGCGATTGCATGTCCGTACCGCCCGCCTCGCCGGGATCGCCGGGCGAACTGGCCGAACGCAAGCAAGCGCTGCGTGAACGCATGAGCACGCTGCGGCGTGAACAGCCCGCCCATCTTGCGGAAAAGCGTGCCGAGGCAGCGCAAAAGAATCTGCTTATGGCTGACTGTTGGCGCAGGGCGTCTTCGGTGGCGCTCTATGTTGGCATCAAGGACGAGATGGACACCAGCCTGCTGCTTGATGCCGCGTGGAACGAAGGGCGCACGCTCTGGCTGCCGCGTGTGCGGCGCGGGCAACCCGGTATTATGGATTTTGTGGCTTGCTCCAGCCGTGAACAGCTGCGGCCCGGGCCCTTTGGCCTGCTTGAGCCTGATACAGATTTGCCGGGCGTTGGCCCGGAAGATGTGGCCGCCGGGGCAGCGCACGCGGCCTCTTCTGGCAGCGGTAATGTATTTGCCCCCCAGCTGATGATTTTGCCTGGCCTGGCTTTTGACCTTACAGGCGGGCGCCTTGGTTACGGCGGCGGTTATTATGACCGCTTTTTAGAGGCCGGGCTTGACTGCCCCCGTCTAGGGTTTTGTTTTGATTTTCAGCTTGTTCCTTCTCTTCCTCTGGCCCCCTGGGACCAGCGGGTTCACCATTTATGCACTGAAGAGCGTATGCTGTGTCTATAA
- a CDS encoding laccase domain-containing protein produces the protein MSISYIPFVFPGLDSVRCIFQTRPGGVCHGEYGGGNISFSVGDDAALVTANRENMLASLQPQGLCQWAELLQVHGDVMAFEPAPVACNATTQEEGDGMATAEPGMGLLIKTADCQPILLAHKSGKYVAAMHAGWRGNRCDFPLSGVVRFCERYDIKPQDVFAVRGPSLGPGKAEFVNFDREWGAQFSPWFDASNNTMDLWGLTRHQLVQAGIPVRNIFGLDLCTASNNYQFFSYRCAKASGRQASIIWIQKN, from the coding sequence GTGTCTATAAGCTATATACCCTTTGTGTTTCCCGGTCTGGATTCTGTGCGCTGCATCTTTCAGACCCGCCCTGGCGGTGTTTGTCACGGAGAATACGGCGGCGGCAATATTTCTTTCAGCGTGGGGGATGATGCGGCGCTCGTCACGGCCAATCGCGAAAACATGCTGGCAAGTCTGCAACCTCAGGGCTTGTGCCAATGGGCTGAATTGTTGCAGGTGCACGGCGATGTAATGGCCTTTGAGCCCGCTCCGGTAGCCTGCAATGCAACAACGCAGGAAGAGGGCGACGGCATGGCCACGGCAGAGCCCGGTATGGGGCTGCTCATAAAGACGGCGGATTGCCAGCCCATTTTGCTTGCCCACAAAAGCGGCAAATATGTGGCGGCCATGCACGCGGGCTGGCGTGGCAACCGTTGTGATTTTCCCCTGTCGGGCGTGGTGCGTTTTTGTGAGCGCTATGACATCAAACCGCAGGACGTGTTTGCTGTCCGGGGGCCGAGCCTTGGCCCCGGCAAAGCGGAATTTGTCAATTTTGACAGGGAATGGGGGGCACAGTTCAGCCCCTGGTTCGATGCAAGCAATAATACTATGGACCTCTGGGGATTAACCCGTCATCAGCTTGTGCAGGCCGGAATTCCAGTGCGCAATATTTTTGGCCTCGACCTCTGCACGGCCAGCAATAACTACCAGTTTTTCTCGTACCGCTGCGCCAAAGCTTCCGGTCGCCAGGCCAGCATCATCTGGATTCAGAAAAACTGA
- a CDS encoding glycosyltransferase has protein sequence MNIAYDGFFLKEGLQSLGHTLIDLSPYREKNLTQTLASLDSQVDIVLVELFGGKKLPSDLHQCQTRLAAYCIDSSINAFWLEHICKAFDDVFVDQLETVSTLRKAGIKALWLPLCAQKAEFRSPPPQKKYDISFVGTNTPQRPKRYNILNLLLQNYDVHIRQDVSNREMLDIFSESRIVLNENLFDGLTLRIFQGLASGSLLLTEAWGAGTQQHFTDGQHLVCYTPQTLLPLVKRILERPETYAPIAQAGQSICRQKHTSEIRAAQMLSALENNSARTARPSATERQYGEAKAHCLRCLRFGGHALPAMQSLKQVAVLAQPGDKNQPTSSAADALRTLADMNLRQGRIGQAKELYQAACDAGDRLLAGLKLGMAHLAENNVPLAQIAVARAVENMPKAQLIRHKHILPLLAAAHNEADMFLVLAHIFYALGRSMDTGFWKQTPDLCPDTALELAHMSWNLSPSPESMDLLLKAAGDLGGELLPELLDAVLKGLLEDRHIVHTAALAESYYAPEVAVQLLSGLKRRRLHEATQPAGKNHSE, from the coding sequence ATGAACATTGCGTATGACGGATTTTTCCTGAAAGAAGGCCTTCAAAGCCTGGGGCACACGCTCATTGATCTTTCGCCTTACAGGGAGAAAAACCTCACACAAACCCTCGCCAGCTTAGACTCTCAAGTGGACATCGTGCTGGTGGAACTTTTTGGAGGCAAAAAACTTCCTTCTGACCTGCATCAATGCCAAACCCGTCTGGCGGCATACTGCATTGACTCAAGCATCAACGCTTTCTGGCTCGAACATATCTGCAAGGCCTTCGACGATGTTTTCGTCGATCAGCTAGAAACGGTCTCAACCCTGCGCAAAGCTGGAATCAAGGCTTTATGGCTGCCTCTCTGTGCTCAGAAGGCGGAGTTCCGGTCTCCACCACCGCAAAAAAAATACGATATCTCCTTTGTAGGTACCAATACCCCGCAACGACCCAAAAGATACAACATCCTCAACCTGCTGTTGCAAAACTATGACGTGCACATCCGTCAGGACGTCAGCAACAGAGAAATGCTTGATATTTTTTCAGAATCCCGAATAGTCCTGAACGAAAACCTTTTTGACGGACTCACCCTGCGAATTTTTCAGGGGCTTGCCTCAGGCAGCCTGCTACTTACCGAAGCCTGGGGTGCTGGCACGCAGCAGCATTTTACCGACGGACAGCACCTTGTCTGTTACACGCCGCAAACGCTCCTCCCCTTGGTGAAGCGCATTCTGGAGCGGCCAGAAACCTACGCGCCCATCGCTCAGGCAGGGCAAAGCATTTGTCGCCAAAAACATACTTCAGAGATTCGTGCGGCCCAAATGCTGTCTGCTCTTGAAAACAATAGCGCGCGCACGGCGCGGCCTAGCGCCACAGAACGCCAGTATGGCGAAGCCAAGGCGCATTGCCTGCGCTGCCTGCGGTTCGGCGGGCATGCCTTACCAGCAATGCAGAGTTTGAAACAGGTTGCCGTGCTGGCGCAGCCAGGCGACAAGAATCAGCCGACAAGCAGCGCGGCAGATGCGTTGCGCACTCTTGCAGACATGAACCTGCGGCAGGGCCGCATCGGCCAAGCCAAAGAGTTGTATCAGGCCGCGTGTGATGCTGGCGACAGGCTTCTTGCCGGTCTTAAACTTGGCATGGCCCATCTGGCCGAAAATAACGTGCCCCTGGCCCAAATTGCGGTTGCACGAGCGGTGGAAAACATGCCCAAGGCGCAGCTGATACGTCACAAACATATCCTGCCGCTATTGGCAGCAGCTCACAACGAAGCGGATATGTTTCTGGTGCTGGCCCATATTTTTTACGCGCTGGGCAGAAGTATGGACACCGGATTCTGGAAGCAGACACCTGATCTCTGCCCGGACACGGCTCTGGAGCTGGCACATATGTCCTGGAATCTGTCACCCAGCCCAGAAAGTATGGACCTTTTGCTGAAGGCGGCGGGAGACCTGGGCGGGGAATTGCTGCCCGAACTACTGGATGCTGTACTTAAAGGCCTGCTTGAAGACCGCCATATTGTGCACACGGCAGCCCTCGCCGAATCCTATTATGCTCCGGAAGTGGCAGTTCAACTGTTGTCTGGCCTCAAACGCAGGAGATTGCATGAGGCCACTCAACCCGCTGGCAAAAATCACTCTGAATAA
- a CDS encoding FecCD family ABC transporter permease — MTAIPYSSSPSVHTSARLWPAFAVLALLWLVSLPLACLPGPVSLSAGQVFHALAAQLGLAAPPQETALMLVVGQIRLARVCLAALCGGALAVAGVALQGVLRNPLADPFTLGISAGAACGASMALALGGIIGAALSGPLSALHISLPGSAALVAPAALLGALLALAGALWLGRGDGGFRRESVILAGIAVAAFLGALVALIKALNEESVTSIVFWIMGSFQGRGWDSLPLLLATLVPGLAAVVWGWRALDVLTLGDEQAAQLGLHVGRARLWLLAGASCMTAGCVAIAGVIGFVGLVVPHVLRLVLGCGHGPLLAGAFFGGGVLLVWADVLARCVLDGGQELPVGVVTALLGGPFFALLVRRRP, encoded by the coding sequence ATGACCGCGATACCATATTCCTCCTCCCCTTCCGTACATACTTCTGCACGCCTGTGGCCCGCGTTTGCGGTTCTGGCGCTGCTGTGGCTTGTTTCCTTGCCGCTGGCCTGCCTGCCGGGGCCGGTTTCACTATCGGCAGGGCAGGTTTTTCACGCTTTGGCCGCGCAATTGGGGCTGGCCGCACCGCCGCAGGAGACGGCACTTATGCTGGTAGTGGGGCAGATTCGTCTTGCCCGCGTGTGCCTTGCAGCCTTGTGCGGTGGAGCCTTGGCGGTAGCGGGCGTGGCTTTGCAGGGGGTGTTGCGCAATCCTTTGGCTGATCCCTTTACGCTGGGTATTTCTGCCGGAGCGGCCTGTGGCGCGAGCATGGCTCTCGCCCTTGGGGGAATCATCGGCGCGGCGTTAAGCGGCCCGTTGTCGGCACTGCATATTTCATTGCCGGGGTCGGCGGCTCTTGTGGCTCCCGCTGCCTTGCTGGGCGCACTGCTGGCACTGGCAGGAGCCTTGTGGCTCGGCAGGGGCGACGGCGGATTCAGGCGTGAGAGCGTCATACTTGCGGGCATTGCCGTGGCAGCTTTTCTTGGCGCGCTGGTGGCCCTGATCAAGGCGCTCAATGAAGAGTCTGTAACCAGCATAGTTTTTTGGATTATGGGGTCTTTTCAGGGGCGTGGCTGGGACAGTCTGCCCTTGTTGCTGGCAACCCTTGTGCCCGGTCTTGCGGCGGTTGTTTGGGGGTGGCGGGCGCTGGACGTGCTGACCTTGGGCGACGAGCAGGCTGCCCAGCTTGGTCTGCATGTGGGGCGGGCGCGGCTTTGGCTGCTGGCCGGGGCAAGCTGCATGACGGCGGGTTGCGTGGCCATAGCCGGAGTTATCGGCTTTGTGGGTCTGGTTGTGCCTCATGTGCTGCGCCTTGTGCTGGGCTGCGGTCACGGCCCTCTGCTGGCTGGAGCATTTTTTGGCGGTGGGGTGCTGCTTGTTTGGGCCGACGTGCTGGCCCGCTGTGTGCTGGATGGGGGGCAGGAATTGCCCGTGGGTGTGGTGACGGCTCTTCTGGGCGGTCCGTTTTTTGCCCTGCTGGTGCGGAGGCGGCCATGA
- a CDS encoding ABC transporter ATP-binding protein produces the protein MIGFSATTSQPSMLEVRNLCCGYKGRPVLQDVSFAARGGECLALLGPNGSGKTTLLRSLSGVLQAKEGDIFLQGRALTALKPRQRARLAAVVPQGGEYPRELTARQMVLLGRYPHLSWLGCYGSRDHAAVDEALEACGATMLAPRRLAELSGGELQRVLLARALAQESPLLLLDELAAGLDMARMAGLFDLLERRRAAGACVLMAVHDCNLAAIYATRLLGLKAGRLVFDGSVDAVFTEEKLSALYDIPIGVLQHPLWGLPQALLARAHGPRSHAAGLGAAPDSGSDAGVDD, from the coding sequence TTGATCGGCTTTTCTGCCACGACATCCCAGCCGTCCATGCTGGAGGTGCGCAACCTGTGTTGCGGCTATAAAGGGCGGCCAGTATTGCAGGACGTGAGTTTTGCGGCTCGCGGCGGCGAGTGCCTGGCCTTGCTCGGCCCCAATGGCAGCGGCAAGACCACGCTTTTGCGCAGCCTTTCTGGCGTGCTGCAGGCGAAGGAAGGGGATATTTTTCTTCAGGGCAGGGCGCTCACGGCCTTAAAGCCGCGTCAACGTGCGCGGCTGGCGGCTGTTGTGCCGCAGGGCGGTGAATATCCGCGTGAGCTTACAGCGCGGCAGATGGTGCTGCTTGGGCGGTACCCGCATCTTTCGTGGTTGGGCTGTTACGGCAGCAGGGATCATGCTGCGGTGGATGAAGCTTTGGAAGCCTGTGGGGCTACCATGCTGGCTCCACGCCGTCTTGCGGAACTGTCGGGCGGCGAATTGCAACGGGTGCTGCTGGCCCGCGCACTGGCGCAGGAAAGCCCGCTTCTGTTGCTGGACGAACTGGCTGCCGGGCTGGACATGGCACGCATGGCCGGACTTTTTGACCTGCTGGAACGCCGCCGCGCTGCCGGGGCTTGTGTGCTCATGGCCGTGCATGACTGTAATCTGGCTGCCATCTATGCCACAAGGCTGCTGGGTCTCAAGGCGGGAAGGCTTGTTTTTGATGGTTCTGTGGATGCGGTTTTCACCGAGGAGAAGCTCAGTGCCCTTTACGATATCCCGATCGGCGTTTTGCAGCACCCGCTCTGGGGCTTGCCACAAGCCCTTCTGGCCCGCGCGCACGGGCCCCGCAGTCATGCTGCTGGCCTTGGTGCTGCTCCTGATTCCGGTTCTGACGCTGGAGTCGACGACTAA